One Prinia subflava isolate CZ2003 ecotype Zambia chromosome 8, Cam_Psub_1.2, whole genome shotgun sequence DNA window includes the following coding sequences:
- the SRSF6 gene encoding serine/arginine-rich splicing factor 6: MPRVYIGRLSYHVREKDIQRFFSGYGRLLEVDLKNGYGFVEFEDSRDADDAVYELNGKDLCGERVIVEHARGPRRDRDGYSYSSRSGGGGGYSSRRQSGRDKYGPPVRTEFRLIVENLSSRCSWQDLKDFMRQAGEVTYADAHKERTNEGVIEFRSYSDMKRALDKLDGTEINGRKIRLVEDKPRSSHRRSYSGSRSRSRSRRRSRSRSRRSRSSRSRSRSVSKSRSRSKSRSRSKDRSRSRSKSRKSRSKSKSKPKSDRGSRSHSRSKEKSEKSRSRSRSRSRSPKENGKGDVKSKSRSRSRSRSTSPQQQPSAKARSESPPKRAASRSRSRSRSKSRSRSRSSSRD; encoded by the exons ATGCCGCGCGTCTATATCGGCCGCCTGAGCTACCACGTCCGGGAGAAGGACATCCAGCGCTTCTTCAGCGGCTACGGCCGCCTGCTCGAGGTCGATCTCAAAAACGG CTACGGCTTCGTGGAGTTCGAGGACTCCCGCGACGCCGACGATGCCGTGTACGAGCTGAACGGGAAGGACCTGTGCGGGGAGCGGGTGATCGTGGAGCACGCCCGCGGCCCCCGCCGCGACAGGGACGGCTACAGCTACAGCAGCCGCA GTGGGGGTGGTGGCGGATATAGCAGTCGGAGACAGTCGGGACGAGATAAATACGGACCGCCCGTTCGTACAGAGTTCAGGCTGATTGTTGAGAACCTTTCCAGTCGCTGTAGTTGGCAGGATTTAAAA GATTTCatgaggcaggctggggaggtgACCTATGCAGATGCCCACAAAGAACGTACAAATGAAGGTGTGATCGAGTTCCGGTCGTACTCAGACATGAAGCGTGCCCTGGACAAGCTGGATGGCACAGAGATAAACGGCAGGAAGATCAGGCTGGTGGAGGACAAGCCACGCTCCAGCCACAGGCGATCCTACTCTGGCAGCAGGTCCAG GTCACGATCCAGGAGACGGTCTAGAAGCAGAAGTCGGAGAAGTCGGAGCAGCCGCAGCAGATCCCGTAGTGTCTCCAAAAGCCGTTCCCG ATCTAAATCCAGGTCACGAAGCAAAGACCGCTCCCGTTCCCGATCCAAAAGCAGGAAGTCCAGATCAAAGAGCAAATCCAAACCCAAGTCTGACAGGGGTTCGCGCTCGCACAGCAGATCCAAGGAGAAGTCTGAGAAGTCCCGGTCCAGATCCAGGTCCAGGTCTCGATCTCCCAAAGAAAATGGTAAAGGGGATGTTAAGTCTAAGTCCAGGTCCAGGAGCAGGTCTCGCTCCacctctccacagcagcagccatcTGCCAAGGCTCGCTCCGAGTCACCGCCTAAAAGAGCCGCATCCAGGTCCCGCTCCAGGTCTCGCTCAAAGTCCCGCTCGCGATCAAGATCCAGTTCAAGAGATTAG